From the genome of Schaalia odontolytica:
GCGGGCCACGTCGTCGGGCACGCCGTACCGGACGATGGGGACACGGATCTGCGCATCGCCTTCGACTTCGACGGTGTGCTGGCTGATGATTCGGCCGAGCGCGTGTTCCAGAGTGGGGGCCTCGAGGAGTATCAGGAGAATGAGAGTGCCCTGGCCGAGGTGCCTCTCGACCGCGGGCCGATGGCCGATTTTCTGGAGAAAATCAACAGAATTCAGGGTCTTGAGGACTCAAAAAGTGTGGATGATCCGCAGGGATACCGGCGTCGGGTCCGCGTCGCCGTCGTGACGGCGCGCAGTGCCCCCGCCCATGAGCGTGCAATCAACTCGATCCGGCAGTGGGGCCTGCGCGTCAACGATGCTTTCTTCCTGGGAGGCCTCCCGAAGGGGCCCATGCTGGAGGTGCTGCAGCCGCACATCTTCTTCGACGATCAGCGCCGCCATGTGGAAGGTGCTGCCCTCTCCACCCCGAGTGTCCATATCCCCTTCGGAGAAATCAACAGGGAGTAGGTGTTGGTGGTCGTTGTGGCTTCCATTGTTGAGGGTGCCGGTGAAAGTGGGGCGGGGGTTGCACGCACGTGCAACCCCCGCCCCACTTGTGTCTCAGATGTCTTGTTGCGGAAAATCCGAGTCAGTCGTCCAGGTGGGCGACCGCGTAGTCGGCCTCTTCCTGAGTGAACTTCTCGCCGTACTCGCTGACGAGCTGCTCGCGAATTGCCTCATCGGACATGTTGAGCGTCTTTTCGTATTCCTTGGCCTTGGCGAGGGCGTTCGCGTTCCAGTCGGCCTGGATGTTGTCGATCGCGTACTGGGCTGCCTCGGGGGAGAATCCCTCAAACTCGCTGGTGAGCTGGTCGTAGATTCCCTGCTTCGACATGTGAAGCGTCTTCGAGTAGTTCTCTGCGGACTTCAGCGCCTTGCGGTGGTCGCGCGGAACGTCGTCCTTCTTGGGATCGGTCGTCGATGGCGCTTCGGTCGTCGGATTGTCTGTCGGCTTGGCGTCGTCCGTGTCGTGGTGGACGAAAAGCGTGACCTTAGCGTCCTTGCTGAGAGTTGCTCCCGCCTCGGGGGTCTGAGAGGTGACGGTCCAGTTCGTCACGTCGAGTACCATCTTCTTGCCCGACTCATCCTTGAAGGAGATGTCGACCTTGCCGAGTGCTTCGAGCGTCGCACGGGCCTCGTCGCCGCGCATGCCGACGACGTTGGGCACGGTGATGTCCGCACTCGATTCGGTTGTCGTTGACGTTGTCGAGGGCTCGGCGTCCTTGGTGCTGTTCTTGCCCTTGGGGTTCGTCAGGCTGCCGATGAGGACAAGGCCGACGAGGACTGCAATGGCGATGAACCACCACTTTTTGTAAAACGGCTT
Proteins encoded in this window:
- a CDS encoding 5'-nucleotidase: MAVELDLERALVIGVASSALFDLEESDAVFREQGEERYREYQREHLDEVLEPGVAFPFIRRLLDLNDLSDRERLVEVVILSRNDPETGMRVMRSVASHGLDITRAIFMQGRAPYRFMKPLRMSLFLSANEADVREAISLGFAAGHVVGHAVPDDGDTDLRIAFDFDGVLADDSAERVFQSGGLEEYQENESALAEVPLDRGPMADFLEKINRIQGLEDSKSVDDPQGYRRRVRVAVVTARSAPAHERAINSIRQWGLRVNDAFFLGGLPKGPMLEVLQPHIFFDDQRRHVEGAALSTPSVHIPFGEINRE
- a CDS encoding Ltp family lipoprotein, encoding MTPPQSKPFYKKWWFIAIAVLVGLVLIGSLTNPKGKNSTKDAEPSTTSTTTESSADITVPNVVGMRGDEARATLEALGKVDISFKDESGKKMVLDVTNWTVTSQTPEAGATLSKDAKVTLFVHHDTDDAKPTDNPTTEAPSTTDPKKDDVPRDHRKALKSAENYSKTLHMSKQGIYDQLTSEFEGFSPEAAQYAIDNIQADWNANALAKAKEYEKTLNMSDEAIREQLVSEYGEKFTQEEADYAVAHLDD